The following are from one region of the Staphylococcus schleiferi genome:
- the purH gene encoding bifunctional phosphoribosylaminoimidazolecarboxamide formyltransferase/IMP cyclohydrolase, whose translation MKKAILSVSDKTGIVKFAKSLVDAGYALYSTGGTYRAIDEAGVKVASVSELTQFEEIMDGRVKTLHPAVHGGILADRDKPEHLEQLKKQNIDLIDMVVVNLYPFKETVKNPDVTEMDAIENIDIGGPTMLRAAAKNFKHVTTIVDPTDYDTVIERIQNGTLDEAYRKSLMIKVFNHTFEYDQAIVEFFSDNKETLRYGENPQQSASFVRTSSAPNTIAGAKQLHGKQLSYNNIKDADAALTLVKKFDLPTAVAVKHMNPCGVGIASDIHQAYQHAYEADSQSIFGGIVALNRPVTKALAEDLHSIFLEVVIAPKFEKEALDVLQQKKNIRLLEIEMSEEKDEVEFVSVSGGYLVQDKDHFDVKKENMTVVTEAKPTEEQWNALLLGWQVVKSVKSNAIVLANDKQTVGIGAGQMNRVGSAKIAIERAIEMNDQVVLASDGFFPMSDTVETAAKAGIKAIIQPGGSIKDQDSIDMANQYGIAMVTTGMRHFKH comes from the coding sequence ATGAAAAAAGCAATTTTGAGTGTTTCTGATAAAACAGGTATTGTTAAATTTGCCAAATCATTAGTCGATGCAGGTTATGCATTATATTCAACAGGTGGCACATATCGTGCAATTGATGAAGCAGGAGTGAAAGTGGCATCAGTGTCTGAATTAACACAGTTTGAGGAAATAATGGATGGACGTGTTAAAACACTTCACCCAGCTGTTCATGGCGGTATTCTCGCTGATAGAGATAAACCGGAGCATTTAGAACAATTAAAAAAACAAAATATTGATTTAATTGATATGGTGGTTGTTAATTTATATCCATTTAAAGAAACAGTAAAAAATCCAGATGTGACAGAAATGGACGCAATTGAAAACATTGATATCGGTGGGCCGACAATGTTAAGAGCTGCTGCGAAAAACTTTAAACATGTTACAACGATTGTGGATCCAACTGATTATGACACAGTGATTGAGCGTATTCAAAATGGTACTTTAGATGAAGCTTATAGAAAGTCATTAATGATTAAAGTTTTTAATCATACATTTGAATATGACCAAGCGATTGTTGAATTTTTCAGTGACAATAAAGAAACTTTACGCTATGGTGAAAATCCGCAACAGTCTGCGTCATTTGTTCGTACATCATCAGCTCCGAATACCATTGCAGGTGCAAAACAACTGCATGGTAAGCAATTGAGCTATAACAATATTAAAGATGCGGATGCGGCATTAACACTTGTTAAAAAATTCGATTTACCGACTGCAGTTGCAGTTAAGCATATGAACCCATGTGGTGTAGGTATTGCTTCAGACATTCATCAAGCGTATCAACATGCATATGAGGCAGACAGTCAATCTATTTTTGGTGGTATCGTTGCATTAAACCGTCCAGTTACAAAAGCGCTTGCTGAAGATTTACATTCTATTTTCTTAGAAGTTGTGATTGCGCCAAAATTTGAAAAAGAGGCGCTCGACGTATTGCAACAAAAGAAAAACATCCGATTACTTGAAATTGAAATGTCTGAAGAAAAAGATGAAGTTGAATTTGTCTCTGTTTCAGGTGGCTATCTTGTTCAAGATAAAGATCACTTCGATGTTAAAAAAGAAAACATGACCGTTGTTACAGAAGCGAAACCAACAGAAGAACAATGGAATGCATTATTGTTAGGTTGGCAAGTTGTTAAGTCAGTGAAAAGTAACGCGATTGTATTAGCTAATGACAAACAAACTGTGGGGATTGGCGCGGGACAAATGAATCGTGTCGGTTCTGCTAAAATTGCTATTGAGCGTGCAATCGAAATGAACGATCAAGTCGTATTAGCGTCAGATGGTTTCTTCCCTATGAGTGATACAGTTGAAACTGCTGCAAAAGCAGGTATTAAAGCCATTATACAACCAGGGGGTTCTATTAAAGATCAAGATTCAATCGATATGGCGAATCAATATGGTATCGCTATGGTAACTACAGGCATGCGCCATTTCAAACATTAA
- the graF gene encoding glycopeptide resistance-associated protein GraF, with the protein MSEKDIKKAAEQAKDKEQELKDKKEDAKEGAEKTKDDIQKTFE; encoded by the coding sequence ATGTCTGAAAAAGATATTAAAAAAGCTGCAGAACAAGCAAAAGATAAAGAGCAAGAATTAAAAGATAAAAAAGAAGATGCTAAAGAAGGCGCTGAAAAAACAAAAGACGATATTCAAAAAACTTTTGAATAA
- the purM gene encoding phosphoribosylformylglycinamidine cyclo-ligase encodes MAESYKKAGVDIEAGYEAVKRMSSHVERTMRKEVLGGLGGFGATFDLSQLNMKAPVLVSGTDGVGTKLKLAIDYNQHDSIGIDAVAMCVNDILTTGAEPLYFLDYIATNKVVPEVIEQIVKGISDGCVATNTALIGGETAEMGEMYHEGEYDVAGFAVGAVEKEDYIDGSKVEKGDVIIGLASNGIHSNGYSLVRRLIAQSGINVEDEFEAGKSYLDVFLTPTALYVKPVLEVKSQVQIKAMTHITGGGFYENIPRALPQGKTAVVNTESFPTPKVFEWLQQEAQVDSDEMYHIFNMGIGFTLIVRPEDETKVHQILKAADVQSYTIGTITEEDEAIRLTEAAL; translated from the coding sequence ATGGCTGAATCGTATAAAAAAGCTGGGGTGGACATTGAGGCAGGTTATGAAGCGGTCAAACGTATGTCCAGTCATGTTGAAAGAACAATGCGCAAAGAAGTACTCGGTGGATTAGGTGGCTTTGGGGCAACTTTTGATTTATCACAACTGAACATGAAAGCGCCTGTCCTCGTATCAGGTACAGATGGCGTCGGTACAAAACTAAAACTTGCGATTGACTATAATCAACATGACAGCATCGGTATTGATGCAGTAGCCATGTGTGTCAATGACATTTTAACGACAGGTGCAGAGCCATTATACTTCTTAGATTACATTGCTACAAATAAGGTCGTACCTGAAGTCATTGAGCAAATTGTCAAAGGAATTAGTGATGGTTGTGTTGCTACAAATACAGCGTTAATCGGTGGCGAAACGGCTGAAATGGGTGAGATGTATCACGAAGGTGAATATGATGTCGCTGGTTTTGCTGTAGGTGCTGTTGAAAAAGAAGACTATATCGATGGCTCAAAAGTTGAAAAAGGAGATGTCATCATTGGACTTGCATCCAATGGTATTCACTCAAATGGTTATAGTTTAGTACGTCGCTTAATTGCACAATCTGGCATTAATGTCGAAGATGAATTTGAAGCAGGGAAAAGCTACTTAGATGTATTTTTAACACCGACTGCACTATATGTTAAACCTGTACTTGAGGTGAAATCACAAGTACAAATTAAAGCGATGACACATATTACAGGGGGTGGCTTCTATGAAAATATTCCTAGAGCACTTCCACAAGGTAAGACAGCCGTTGTTAATACAGAATCTTTCCCAACACCTAAAGTATTTGAATGGTTACAACAAGAAGCACAAGTTGATAGTGATGAAATGTATCACATCTTTAATATGGGCATCGGTTTTACACTTATTGTTCGACCTGAAGATGAAACAAAAGTGCATCAAATTTTAAAAGCAGCGGATGTTCAATCTTACACAATAGGTACAATTACTGAAGAAGATGAAGCCATTCGCTTAACGGAGGCGGCACTGTGA
- a CDS encoding ABC transporter ATP-binding protein: MLKVKNLRLKYPSAPYKIFDGIDIEIKDKEKVLLLGPSGSGKSTLLNVLSGIVPNLIDLPMKYDELQIAEHSGVIFQDPDSQFCMPQVNEELAFILENQQVPRHEMDAKIQWALKQVGLDINPKQLIHHLSGGMKQKLAIAGTLLQRADTLFLDEPTAMLDTEATENLWTLLKTLWQDQTVLIVEHKVAHIWDHVDRVILMNHQGEIIQQGTPSDIMKNYESLLTEYGVWHPKAWSHAPEPQKAPFSEQASLFELAFHQGAVQRNRQTLYEVEDLTIRSGEWITLTGKNGTGKTTLLESIMQLIRYKGKMTFNGKKLTKIKDAAQHMYLVYQNPELQFIQNSVYDEIYINYHHMDSKNAKSRTSEMLALLDLEHVSQQHPFELSMGQKRRLSVATALSTEADIILLDEPTFGLDSHNTFKLIELFQKRVAQGQTILMVTHDPHIIQRYPSRRLEVRGKQLHEVEVVRE; the protein is encoded by the coding sequence GTGTTAAAAGTTAAAAATTTACGCTTAAAATATCCAAGCGCACCCTATAAAATTTTTGATGGTATCGATATTGAAATAAAAGATAAAGAAAAAGTACTTTTACTTGGCCCTTCAGGTTCAGGTAAAAGTACATTACTCAATGTATTAAGTGGTATCGTACCGAATTTAATTGATTTACCTATGAAATATGATGAACTGCAAATTGCTGAGCACTCAGGTGTTATTTTTCAAGATCCTGATTCACAATTTTGCATGCCACAAGTGAATGAAGAGCTTGCTTTCATTTTAGAAAATCAGCAAGTCCCCCGTCATGAAATGGATGCAAAAATTCAATGGGCTTTAAAACAAGTGGGCCTTGATATTAATCCTAAACAATTGATCCATCATCTTAGCGGTGGGATGAAACAGAAGCTAGCCATTGCTGGCACTTTATTACAACGTGCAGATACTTTGTTTTTAGATGAGCCCACAGCAATGCTTGATACAGAAGCTACTGAAAATTTATGGACCTTGTTGAAAACGCTATGGCAAGACCAAACGGTATTAATTGTTGAACATAAAGTGGCACATATTTGGGACCATGTTGATCGTGTCATTTTAATGAATCATCAGGGTGAAATCATTCAACAAGGGACACCAAGCGATATTATGAAAAATTATGAATCTCTACTCACTGAATATGGCGTATGGCACCCTAAAGCATGGTCGCATGCCCCTGAACCACAAAAAGCTCCCTTTTCTGAGCAGGCATCATTATTTGAATTGGCGTTTCATCAAGGGGCTGTCCAAAGAAATCGTCAAACTTTATATGAAGTTGAAGACTTGACCATTCGTTCTGGAGAATGGATAACTTTAACTGGGAAAAATGGTACAGGCAAAACGACGCTATTAGAATCGATTATGCAGTTGATTCGTTATAAAGGCAAGATGACTTTTAATGGCAAAAAACTCACTAAAATTAAAGATGCTGCGCAACACATGTATCTGGTTTATCAAAATCCGGAGCTACAATTTATTCAAAATAGTGTATACGATGAAATCTATATTAATTACCACCATATGGATTCTAAAAATGCCAAATCTCGCACGTCTGAGATGCTCGCACTTCTTGATTTAGAGCATGTCTCACAGCAACATCCTTTTGAACTCTCAATGGGACAGAAAAGACGTTTAAGCGTGGCAACAGCTTTAAGTACTGAAGCGGATATCATTCTCTTAGATGAGCCTACATTTGGTTTGGATAGTCACAATACATTTAAACTTATTGAATTGTTTCAAAAACGTGTCGCTCAAGGACAAACGATTTTAATGGTAACCCATGACCCACATATTATTCAACGTTATCCATCAAGACGTTTAGAAGTTAGAGGCAAACAATTACATGAAGTCGAGGTGGTGCGTGAATGA
- a CDS encoding energy-coupling factor transporter transmembrane component T family protein translates to MIESWKIRNTFMDQVNIVTKLFLGIALFFFIIFIHNFDFMIYLATIMFIFMWLVSGTKWKVVLTFSLIATFFALTSSLFMIFYGHGKHVLFSFGFVKISTESLVRGLHLSFRTMTISYFGLSIAFTSQVIMIFYSFMQHLKVKPKVAYAFMAAFRMIPLMIDALFQLRNSLKMRYQMIDNQNYSGFKRLKHLLIPLLSQNIRKAHRLSVAMEKKGFKDGPRTYYYHVPFSYRDIVLIVITLGIVMLSFILAGTLPLTGITDAR, encoded by the coding sequence ATGATAGAGTCATGGAAAATACGTAATACGTTTATGGATCAAGTGAACATTGTAACGAAGCTATTTTTAGGCATCGCGTTATTCTTTTTCATCATTTTTATTCATAATTTTGATTTTATGATTTACCTCGCCACAATCATGTTTATATTTATGTGGCTTGTTAGTGGAACTAAATGGAAAGTTGTTTTAACCTTTTCGCTTATTGCGACATTTTTTGCGCTGACTTCATCTCTTTTTATGATTTTTTATGGCCATGGGAAGCACGTTTTATTTTCGTTTGGTTTCGTCAAAATAAGTACTGAAAGTTTAGTCAGAGGCCTTCACCTCTCTTTTCGAACAATGACAATCAGTTATTTTGGCTTGTCTATTGCGTTTACTTCGCAAGTCATTATGATTTTTTATAGTTTTATGCAACATCTAAAAGTCAAACCTAAAGTCGCATATGCATTTATGGCTGCGTTTCGTATGATTCCTTTAATGATTGATGCTTTATTCCAATTAAGAAATTCATTAAAGATGCGTTACCAAATGATCGATAATCAAAATTATTCAGGCTTTAAGCGATTGAAACATTTACTCATTCCTTTATTAAGTCAAAATATCCGAAAAGCGCATCGTCTTTCGGTAGCAATGGAGAAAAAAGGCTTTAAAGATGGACCACGCACATATTACTATCATGTGCCGTTCAGTTATAGAGATATCGTTTTAATCGTCATTACATTGGGTATTGTAATGCTGTCTTTCATATTAGCAGGTACGTTACCATTAACTGGAATTACAGATGCGCGCTAA
- a CDS encoding ECF transporter S component has protein sequence MKKGLTLSDILVTVLVSVIFAVIYNLWWIVNNTVQPLGLHLDQLMYGMWFSAAVVAYLIIPKMGIALLAEFAAGAGETILMGRFDIPTIIYALLQGLACEIVFAIFRYKSRALMVAVLAGMAAAIISLPIDWYYGYLNEVATWNLILLISFRVISGAVLAGVFPYILVKALDQTGVTKLFRPASKDDYDTL, from the coding sequence ATGAAGAAAGGCTTAACATTATCAGATATTCTGGTCACTGTATTGGTTTCAGTCATTTTTGCAGTGATTTATAATTTATGGTGGATTGTGAATAATACAGTTCAACCTTTAGGATTACATTTAGATCAACTTATGTATGGTATGTGGTTTAGTGCCGCTGTCGTTGCATATCTTATCATTCCAAAAATGGGGATTGCACTTTTAGCTGAATTTGCTGCAGGAGCTGGGGAAACGATTCTCATGGGACGTTTTGATATTCCTACGATTATTTATGCATTGCTACAAGGTCTTGCTTGTGAGATTGTATTTGCTATTTTCAGATATAAATCTCGTGCATTAATGGTAGCTGTTCTTGCAGGTATGGCAGCTGCAATCATTAGTTTACCGATTGACTGGTACTATGGTTACTTAAATGAAGTTGCCACATGGAATCTTATTTTACTTATTTCATTCCGTGTTATCAGTGGTGCAGTTCTAGCGGGTGTATTTCCTTATATCTTAGTCAAAGCCCTGGATCAGACCGGTGTCACTAAACTATTTCGACCTGCATCTAAAGATGATTACGATACATTGTAA
- the purN gene encoding phosphoribosylglycinamide formyltransferase, whose protein sequence is MIKIAIFASGSGTNFDNIMTRIREGELQNIEVTALYTDQPEAACIALAQQHGIPVHAFVPKTYENKAAYEADVLKHLKAEQAEWIVLAGYMRLIGETLLSAYEGRMLNIHPSLLPKYKGKNAVGQALNSGDDQTGSTVHYVDAGMDTGQIIEQRTCPIYKDDTISTLEQRIKSLEYELYPTVIKKIIQ, encoded by the coding sequence GTGATTAAAATTGCGATTTTTGCTTCAGGCTCAGGGACGAATTTCGATAATATTATGACACGCATTCGTGAAGGTGAATTGCAAAATATAGAAGTGACAGCGCTATATACAGATCAACCAGAAGCCGCGTGTATTGCACTAGCGCAACAACATGGAATACCCGTTCATGCTTTTGTACCTAAAACGTATGAAAATAAAGCGGCGTATGAAGCGGATGTGCTTAAACATTTGAAAGCTGAACAAGCAGAATGGATTGTTTTAGCGGGTTATATGCGACTCATTGGTGAAACGTTATTATCAGCATATGAAGGTCGTATGCTTAATATTCATCCTTCATTATTACCGAAATATAAAGGTAAAAACGCAGTCGGACAAGCATTAAATAGTGGCGATGACCAAACGGGTTCAACTGTACATTATGTTGATGCAGGCATGGACACTGGACAAATTATTGAACAACGTACATGTCCGATTTATAAAGATGATACGATATCTACATTAGAACAACGTATTAAATCATTAGAATATGAATTATATCCAACCGTAATAAAGAAGATTATTCAATAA
- the purD gene encoding phosphoribosylamine--glycine ligase has protein sequence MHVLVVGGGGREHALAHKLNQSQLVSKVFAIPGNVAMNHVAEVHSEIAETEHDRIVEFAKDHQVEWVIIGPEQPLTGGLADLLRAEKIKVFGPNQDAAQIEGSKSFAKRLMEKYDIPTADYREINDKEEALAYIETCELPVVLKKDGLAAGKGVIIAETREQAQEAVDILYPEKESKVVFEQFLEGEEFSLMTFVNGDYAVPFDTIAQDHKRAFDQDQGPNTGGMGAYCPVPHISDQVLKEANEKIAQPIAKAMQAEGYDFFGLLYIGAILTKEGPKVIEFNARFGDPEAQVLLTRLESDLMAHIIALDEKQPIDMKWKENAVVGVMLASKGYPGDYDKGLAVAGFENDLDHYFVSGLKYENEQYVTSGGRVILAIGEGATIESAQAQAYQRVAQIESDALFYRNDIANKALS, from the coding sequence ATGCATGTATTGGTCGTTGGTGGTGGCGGGCGTGAACACGCACTTGCACACAAATTAAATCAATCTCAGCTCGTTTCAAAAGTTTTTGCAATCCCAGGAAATGTTGCAATGAATCATGTAGCCGAAGTGCATTCAGAAATTGCTGAAACGGAACACGATCGCATTGTTGAATTTGCAAAAGACCATCAAGTAGAGTGGGTAATCATTGGACCAGAGCAACCTTTAACTGGGGGATTAGCTGACTTATTAAGAGCGGAAAAAATCAAAGTATTTGGCCCTAATCAAGATGCTGCACAAATCGAAGGATCAAAATCTTTTGCTAAGCGTCTTATGGAAAAATATGATATCCCAACAGCAGATTATCGTGAAATTAATGATAAAGAGGAAGCTTTAGCTTACATTGAAACATGTGAATTGCCAGTGGTCTTGAAAAAAGATGGTTTAGCAGCTGGTAAAGGCGTAATTATTGCAGAAACGCGTGAGCAAGCGCAAGAAGCAGTTGATATTTTATATCCTGAAAAAGAAAGCAAAGTGGTTTTTGAACAGTTTTTAGAAGGTGAAGAGTTTTCACTCATGACATTTGTTAATGGTGACTATGCCGTACCTTTTGATACGATTGCGCAAGATCATAAACGTGCTTTCGATCAAGATCAAGGTCCTAATACGGGCGGAATGGGTGCTTACTGCCCAGTTCCACATATCAGTGACCAAGTTTTAAAAGAAGCTAATGAAAAGATTGCTCAGCCTATTGCAAAAGCGATGCAGGCAGAAGGTTATGACTTCTTTGGTCTATTATATATTGGCGCGATTTTAACGAAAGAAGGTCCTAAAGTCATAGAATTTAATGCACGCTTTGGCGATCCCGAAGCACAAGTTTTATTAACACGCCTAGAAAGTGACCTTATGGCACATATCATTGCATTAGATGAAAAGCAACCTATTGATATGAAATGGAAAGAAAATGCTGTAGTCGGCGTGATGCTTGCTTCAAAAGGTTACCCAGGTGACTATGACAAAGGTTTAGCTGTTGCAGGGTTTGAAAATGATTTAGACCATTATTTTGTAAGTGGATTAAAATATGAAAATGAGCAATATGTGACTTCTGGTGGCCGTGTGATTTTAGCAATCGGTGAAGGCGCAACTATTGAATCAGCTCAGGCGCAAGCGTATCAACGTGTAGCTCAAATAGAAAGTGATGCCTTATTTTATCGAAATGATATTGCAAATAAAGCATTGTCATAA
- the auxA gene encoding lipoteichoic acid stability factor AuxA, translating into MSLFNKYTEVIYSYIIGALSILLSVIIFINIPLIHELKDGKHHISKIDNLWDFIMAFFNEIIRVMSKYIGDIPLASGIIILLFGILMLFIGRTLTNTTRFDYDISILFLLIGIIFFVLTLIFMSQVYGWIAFVFIIPFLIHIGYIAYKDELNPLHRKEHYLWIIFSYGICYIITQLALYTRIESRQIAPIDVLSINTFFVVLWLIGQMAIWNFLFLRRSLPVSQEEITGEENPYSRSKKYQFTNTSKIHFKDFQDRTVEFTHDISHRTRRSIDIERLRAKREAIVEKWFKWAKLEEDDIPTFLKKRPKWLNKGYVTIACGVILLFFILLEFNNRNALFLSGDWELSQTQYVYEWISLFLLLIVAILFILTSVTRMLRGKYYYLQLFMISILFFKLLTEYIVIVVHGLLLSIFITPILILMLVPTIIAFVLQLRQPGPVPRKPQ; encoded by the coding sequence ATGTCTTTGTTTAACAAATACACCGAGGTCATTTATAGCTATATTATCGGTGCACTGTCAATTTTATTAAGTGTGATTATTTTTATAAATATTCCACTCATTCATGAGTTAAAGGATGGCAAGCACCATATTTCTAAGATTGATAATTTATGGGACTTCATTATGGCCTTTTTCAATGAAATTATCCGCGTGATGAGTAAGTATATTGGTGATATCCCGCTAGCAAGTGGCATTATTATTCTTCTTTTTGGTATTTTAATGCTCTTCATAGGTCGAACACTCACAAATACGACACGATTTGATTACGACATATCTATTTTATTTTTACTTATCGGAATCATTTTCTTCGTTTTAACACTCATTTTTATGTCACAAGTGTATGGATGGATTGCGTTTGTTTTCATCATTCCATTTCTAATTCATATTGGTTATATTGCGTATAAAGATGAGCTGAATCCATTACATCGTAAAGAACATTATTTATGGATTATTTTTAGTTACGGCATTTGTTATATCATTACACAATTGGCACTTTATACAAGAATTGAAAGTCGTCAAATAGCACCAATCGACGTTTTAAGTATCAATACATTTTTCGTCGTATTATGGTTGATTGGACAAATGGCAATATGGAATTTCTTATTTCTTCGTCGTTCACTACCTGTATCGCAAGAAGAGATTACAGGTGAAGAAAATCCATATTCTAGAAGTAAAAAGTATCAATTTACGAACACCTCTAAAATTCATTTCAAGGATTTCCAAGATCGTACAGTTGAATTCACACATGATATTTCGCATCGTACACGTAGAAGTATTGATATCGAACGCTTACGTGCTAAGCGTGAAGCGATTGTAGAAAAATGGTTTAAATGGGCTAAATTGGAAGAAGATGATATCCCTACGTTTCTAAAAAAACGTCCAAAATGGCTAAATAAAGGCTACGTAACCATTGCTTGTGGTGTAATTCTATTGTTCTTTATTTTATTAGAATTTAACAACCGCAATGCCTTATTTTTATCTGGAGATTGGGAACTTTCACAAACACAATATGTATACGAGTGGATTAGTCTATTTCTTCTTTTAATTGTTGCTATTTTATTTATTTTAACGTCTGTAACACGAATGCTAAGAGGTAAATATTATTATTTACAATTATTTATGATTAGTATTTTATTCTTTAAATTATTGACAGAGTATATCGTCATTGTCGTACATGGATTGTTATTATCCATTTTCATCACGCCAATTCTAATTTTAATGTTAGTTCCGACTATTATTGCTTTCGTCTTACAATTGAGACAACCAGGTCCCGTACCAAGAAAACCGCAATAA